One segment of Streptomyces sp. NA02950 DNA contains the following:
- the tesB gene encoding acyl-CoA thioesterase II: MNDALQGLLELLDLERIERDIFRGTSDAAPMVPRVFGGQVAAQALVAAGRTVPDDRSAHSLHAYFLRPGDPGAPIVYTVDRIRDGRSFTTRRVVAVQHGQPIFHLSASFQTFEEGLEHQERMPDVPDPLSLPTARELLPRYKDLIGPEVSERMLMSRAAVDLRYVDEPPYGSVGRPREAKSQVWFRTNGKLDGVADDPLLHVCLATYVSDMTLLDSVLLAHGRGGWAVGDIVGASLDHAMWFHRPFRVDDWLLYDQESPSASGGRGLARGRIFTADGRLAVSVIQEGLMRVPRTG, translated from the coding sequence ATGAATGACGCACTCCAGGGCCTGCTCGAACTGCTCGACCTCGAGCGGATCGAGCGGGACATCTTCCGCGGCACCAGCGACGCCGCGCCCATGGTGCCGCGGGTCTTCGGCGGCCAGGTGGCCGCGCAGGCCCTGGTCGCCGCGGGCCGCACCGTCCCGGACGACCGCTCGGCGCACTCGCTGCACGCCTACTTCCTGCGGCCCGGCGACCCCGGGGCGCCCATCGTCTACACGGTCGACCGGATCCGCGACGGGCGGTCCTTCACCACCCGCCGGGTGGTGGCCGTCCAGCACGGACAGCCGATCTTCCACTTGTCGGCGTCCTTCCAGACGTTCGAGGAGGGGCTCGAGCACCAGGAGCGGATGCCGGACGTCCCCGACCCGCTGTCCCTGCCGACCGCCCGGGAACTGCTGCCCCGTTACAAGGACCTCATCGGGCCGGAGGTCAGCGAGCGGATGCTGATGTCCCGGGCCGCGGTGGACCTGCGCTACGTGGACGAGCCGCCCTACGGCAGCGTCGGACGGCCGCGTGAGGCGAAGTCGCAGGTGTGGTTCCGGACCAACGGCAAACTGGACGGTGTGGCCGATGACCCGCTGCTCCACGTCTGCCTGGCCACCTATGTCTCCGATATGACCCTGCTGGACTCGGTGCTGCTGGCGCACGGCCGGGGCGGCTGGGCGGTGGGGGACATCGTCGGCGCCAGCCTCGACCACGCCATGTGGTTCCACCGTCCGTTCCGGGTGGACGACTGGCTGCTGTACGACCAGGAGAGTCCCTCGGCGTCCGGCGGCCGCGGCCTCGCCAGGGGCCGGATCTTCACCGCCGACGGGCGGCTGGCCGTCTCCGTGATTCAGGAAGGGCTCATGCGGGTGCCGCGCACGGGGTGA
- a CDS encoding phosphatase: MPIPSTVPSRGELIDHLVRTRIAGDVATPRENNLSHYRKLANGDRHYWLGLELGDRWVDEQDVLAVMAERCGVIDDPQHRSGQDTIDPELTVGALDRMASVLRKAAETQERVLFATGHPGGLLEVHRATAAALRAAGCDIVEIPGGLQADEGYVFQFCDVAMLERGATLWHTHSPAPMAAILDGLAREGRPLPDLVVADHGWAGCAGQRGIDAVGYADCNDPALFLGESEGTLSVVVPLDDHVTNPRFYDPMTAYLLDAAGLEARF, encoded by the coding sequence ATGCCCATACCCAGTACCGTGCCCAGTCGTGGCGAGTTGATCGACCACCTTGTCCGTACCCGCATCGCGGGCGATGTCGCCACTCCCCGGGAGAACAACCTCTCCCACTACCGCAAACTGGCGAACGGCGACCGCCACTACTGGCTCGGTCTGGAACTGGGCGACCGCTGGGTCGACGAACAGGACGTGCTGGCGGTCATGGCGGAGCGGTGCGGGGTGATCGACGATCCGCAGCACCGCTCGGGCCAGGACACCATCGACCCCGAGCTGACGGTCGGCGCGCTGGACCGGATGGCGTCGGTGCTGCGGAAGGCGGCCGAGACCCAGGAGCGGGTGCTGTTCGCCACCGGCCACCCGGGCGGACTGCTGGAGGTCCACCGGGCCACGGCGGCGGCGCTGCGGGCCGCGGGCTGCGACATCGTGGAGATCCCCGGCGGGCTCCAGGCCGACGAGGGGTACGTCTTCCAGTTCTGCGACGTGGCGATGCTGGAGCGAGGGGCGACCCTCTGGCACACCCACTCCCCCGCGCCGATGGCGGCGATCCTGGACGGGCTGGCCCGCGAGGGGCGTCCGCTGCCCGATCTGGTGGTCGCCGACCACGGCTGGGCCGGATGCGCCGGACAGCGGGGCATCGACGCCGTCGGGTACGCGGACTGCAATGACCCGGCCCTCTTCCTCGGCGAGTCCGAGGGCACCCTCTCGGTGGTCGTCCCGCTGGACGACCATGTCACCAACCCGCGGTTCTACGACCCGATGACCGCCTATCTGCTGGACGCGGCCGGCCTCGAGGCCCGCTTCTGA
- a CDS encoding cold-shock protein has translation MATGTVKWFNAEKGFGFIEQDGGGADVFAHYSNIATQGFRELQEGQKVTFDVTQGQKGPQAENIVPA, from the coding sequence ATGGCAACCGGCACCGTGAAGTGGTTCAACGCGGAAAAGGGCTTCGGCTTCATCGAGCAGGACGGCGGCGGCGCCGACGTCTTCGCCCACTACTCGAACATCGCCACCCAGGGCTTCCGCGAGCTCCAGGAAGGCCAGAAGGTGACGTTCGACGTCACGCAGGGCCAGAAGGGCCCGCAGGCCGAGAACATCGTTCCCGCCTGA
- a CDS encoding SCO5918 family protein, which translates to MRCIIANFAFDLTAREVTEAMIGISPEPVTGPSVRIGRRTYPVKQVGAVITRQDRRDFSAGEVSRAMKRLGFTCYPAPEPTSANPVEQASGLLGGPAKDG; encoded by the coding sequence ATGCGCTGCATTATCGCCAATTTCGCCTTCGACCTGACCGCGCGGGAGGTGACGGAGGCGATGATCGGCATCAGCCCCGAACCGGTCACCGGCCCTTCGGTGCGCATCGGGCGCCGCACCTACCCCGTCAAGCAGGTCGGCGCTGTGATCACCCGCCAGGACCGCCGCGACTTCAGCGCGGGTGAGGTCAGCCGGGCCATGAAGCGTCTCGGATTCACCTGCTACCCGGCACCGGAGCCCACCTCGGCCAACCCCGTCGAGCAGGCTTCCGGGCTCCTGGGGGGACCGGCGAAGGACGGCTGA
- the speB gene encoding agmatinase, translating into MTTAPRQSSAAPVGPVDSSRAPRFAGPATFARLPRVDEVGGTTDVAVVGVPFDSGVSYRPGARFGGNAIREASRLLRPYNPAQNASPFALAQVADAGDIAANPFNINEAVETVQAAADDLLDTGARLMTLGGDHTIALPLLRAMARKHGPVALLHFDAHLDTWDTYFGAEYTHGTPFRRAVEEGILDTSALSHVGTRGPLYGKKDLDDDEKMGFGIVTSADVMRRGVDEITDQLRQRIGDRPLYISIDIDVLDPAHAPGTGTPEAGGLTSRELLEILRGLSGCHLVSADLVEVAPAYDHAEITSVAASHTAYELTTIMARQIAASRGA; encoded by the coding sequence ATGACCACAGCTCCCCGACAGTCCTCCGCCGCCCCCGTCGGCCCCGTCGACTCCTCCCGGGCCCCGCGCTTCGCCGGTCCCGCGACCTTCGCCCGGCTGCCGCGCGTCGACGAGGTCGGCGGCACCACGGACGTCGCCGTGGTCGGCGTGCCCTTCGACAGCGGTGTCTCCTACCGGCCCGGCGCCCGCTTCGGCGGCAACGCCATCCGTGAGGCGTCCCGGCTGCTGCGGCCCTACAACCCGGCGCAAAACGCCTCGCCCTTCGCCCTCGCGCAGGTCGCCGACGCCGGTGACATCGCCGCCAACCCGTTCAACATCAACGAGGCTGTCGAGACCGTCCAGGCAGCGGCCGACGACCTGCTGGACACCGGCGCCCGGCTGATGACCCTGGGCGGCGACCACACCATCGCCCTCCCGCTGCTGCGCGCCATGGCCCGCAAGCACGGCCCGGTGGCCCTGCTGCACTTCGACGCCCACCTGGACACCTGGGACACCTACTTCGGTGCCGAGTACACCCATGGCACGCCCTTCCGGCGCGCGGTCGAGGAGGGCATCCTCGACACCTCCGCCCTCTCGCATGTCGGTACCCGAGGTCCGCTCTACGGGAAGAAGGACCTGGACGACGACGAGAAGATGGGCTTCGGCATCGTCACCTCCGCCGATGTCATGCGGCGCGGCGTGGACGAGATCACCGACCAGCTCCGCCAGCGCATCGGTGACCGCCCGCTGTACATCTCCATCGACATCGACGTCCTCGACCCGGCCCACGCGCCCGGCACCGGTACCCCCGAGGCAGGCGGTCTGACCTCCCGCGAGCTGCTGGAGATCCTGCGCGGGCTGTCCGGCTGCCACCTGGTCTCGGCCGACCTGGTCGAGGTCGCCCCGGCCTACGACCACGCCGAGATCACCTCGGTCGCCGCCTCTCACACGGCGTACGAGCTGACCACGATCATGGCCCGCCAGATCGCGGCCTCGCGGGGCGCCTGA
- a CDS encoding glycosyl hydrolase family 65 protein, protein MTYSTPRLPRAARLIAPLVVCGLIAAVPTASAGPLPEPSPAAKGGEGAGSCLRGPSGPSHSGGRASDGWSLSSTRSDPKDSYHAYVGNGYLGQRVPPQGTGYTGGGDKTGWPLFTPRYDGSFVSGLYAHNPKTTDNRQVAAAIPTWSTLEVATGGTAGETFGSGTPAGRISHYRQTVFMRCGLVRTSLTWTASDGRATDLTYDVLADRRDAHVGAVRLRMTPHWSGNATVTDRLDGRGARRLTRTGGGAHRGGSVDVAFRADGTRTDGAVASTLRPGHGVRARPQGTPGTTGELSARQALRFPVQRGRSYGFTKYVGVDTALTSHSPRADALTASRRAAGRGWDTLFASHSAAWRKLWRSDVEVAGRDQADMQSWVRSARYGLLSATRAGSRNSIAPTGLTSDNYGGLVFWDAETWMYPGLLASHPELAKSVVEYRYKTRAGARANARKLGYPGLFYPWTSASKGGLWTECHSWDPPHCRTQNHLQSDIALAAWQYYQATGDTHWLRDRGWPVLKGIAEFWAGRATRNDDGSYSVKNVAGPDEYSNGVDDAVFTNAGAVTALRHAVRAARLLGKDAPASWTRVADRLRIPFDKKKGVFQQYRGYKGSMIKQADTVLLMYPLQWPMSGKTAARTLDHYAARTDPDGPAMTDSVHAIDAAAIGEPGCSSYTYLMRSIKPFVRGPFRQFSEARGQKAGAQDPLAGSPAQDFLTGKGGFLQVFTHGLTGLRMEEDRVRLNPVLPPQLHDGVTLRGLRWQGRSYDVAIGPRETTVRLTGGAPFTIETPRGGKQIVSRDAPAVLKTRRPDLEPTANLARCVKGTASSEEPGMYAGAALDGSAATAWVPDAAEGTLTADLGRVVRAAEVAPAWTSVRPASYRVRTSLDGRHWDAAGAGPARYVRVTVRSADDKKRAGIEELRVTRGD, encoded by the coding sequence ATGACGTACTCCACGCCCCGGCTGCCCCGCGCCGCCCGGCTGATCGCACCGCTTGTCGTCTGCGGGCTGATCGCCGCGGTGCCCACGGCCTCGGCCGGACCCCTGCCCGAACCGTCCCCGGCGGCCAAGGGGGGTGAGGGCGCGGGGTCCTGTCTGCGCGGCCCCAGCGGCCCCAGCCACTCCGGCGGCCGGGCGTCCGACGGCTGGTCGCTGTCGTCCACCCGGAGCGATCCGAAGGACAGCTACCACGCCTACGTCGGCAACGGATACCTCGGACAGCGGGTCCCGCCCCAGGGCACCGGCTACACCGGAGGCGGTGACAAGACCGGCTGGCCGCTGTTCACCCCGCGCTACGACGGCTCCTTCGTCTCCGGGCTCTACGCGCACAACCCGAAGACCACCGACAACCGGCAGGTCGCCGCGGCCATCCCGACCTGGTCCACCCTGGAGGTGGCCACCGGGGGCACCGCGGGCGAGACCTTCGGCTCGGGGACGCCCGCCGGCCGGATCTCCCACTACCGGCAGACCGTCTTCATGCGCTGCGGTCTGGTGCGCACCTCGCTCACCTGGACCGCCTCCGACGGCCGCGCCACCGACCTCACCTACGACGTGCTCGCGGACCGCCGCGACGCGCATGTCGGCGCCGTACGGCTGCGGATGACCCCGCACTGGAGCGGGAACGCCACCGTCACCGACCGGCTGGACGGACGCGGCGCCCGGCGGCTGACACGGACCGGTGGCGGTGCCCACCGGGGCGGTTCGGTGGACGTCGCCTTCCGCGCCGACGGCACCCGCACCGACGGGGCCGTGGCCTCCACCCTGCGCCCCGGCCACGGGGTCCGGGCGCGGCCCCAGGGAACCCCCGGCACAACCGGCGAGCTGAGCGCACGTCAGGCCCTGCGCTTCCCGGTCCAGCGCGGCCGCTCCTACGGATTCACCAAGTACGTCGGCGTCGACACCGCCCTGACCTCCCACTCCCCGCGCGCCGACGCCCTCACCGCCTCCCGGCGCGCCGCGGGCCGCGGCTGGGACACGCTGTTCGCGTCGCACTCGGCCGCCTGGCGGAAGCTGTGGCGCTCGGACGTCGAGGTGGCCGGGCGGGATCAGGCCGACATGCAGTCCTGGGTGCGCTCGGCCCGGTACGGGCTGCTGTCCGCCACCCGCGCCGGATCCCGCAACAGCATCGCGCCCACCGGGCTGACCAGTGACAACTACGGCGGTCTGGTCTTCTGGGACGCCGAGACCTGGATGTACCCGGGACTGCTCGCCTCGCACCCCGAGCTCGCCAAGTCCGTGGTGGAATACCGCTACAAGACCCGCGCGGGCGCCCGCGCCAACGCGCGCAAGCTCGGCTACCCGGGCCTGTTCTACCCCTGGACCAGTGCGAGCAAGGGCGGGCTGTGGACCGAGTGCCACAGCTGGGACCCGCCGCACTGCCGTACCCAGAACCACCTCCAGAGCGATATCGCCCTCGCCGCCTGGCAGTACTACCAGGCGACCGGGGACACCCACTGGCTGCGCGACCGCGGCTGGCCGGTGCTCAAGGGGATCGCCGAGTTCTGGGCCGGGCGTGCCACCCGCAACGACGACGGCAGCTACTCGGTCAAGAACGTCGCCGGACCGGACGAGTACAGCAACGGCGTCGACGACGCGGTCTTCACCAACGCGGGCGCCGTCACCGCGCTGCGCCACGCGGTCCGCGCCGCCCGTCTGCTCGGGAAGGACGCCCCCGCCTCCTGGACCCGGGTCGCCGACCGGCTGCGGATCCCCTTCGACAAGAAGAAGGGAGTCTTCCAGCAGTACCGCGGCTACAAGGGCTCGATGATCAAGCAGGCGGACACCGTGCTGCTGATGTACCCGCTCCAGTGGCCGATGTCCGGCAAGACGGCCGCCCGGACGCTCGACCACTACGCGGCGCGCACCGATCCGGACGGCCCGGCCATGACGGACTCGGTGCACGCCATCGACGCCGCCGCGATCGGCGAGCCCGGCTGTTCCTCGTACACCTATCTCATGCGCTCCATCAAGCCGTTCGTCCGCGGCCCGTTCCGCCAGTTCTCCGAGGCGCGGGGGCAGAAGGCCGGTGCGCAGGATCCGTTGGCCGGTTCCCCGGCGCAGGACTTCCTCACCGGGAAGGGCGGTTTCCTCCAGGTCTTCACCCACGGGCTGACCGGGCTGCGGATGGAGGAGGACCGGGTGCGGCTGAACCCCGTGCTGCCGCCGCAGCTCCACGACGGTGTCACTCTGCGGGGCTTGCGCTGGCAGGGGCGTAGCTACGACGTGGCGATCGGCCCGCGGGAGACGACGGTGCGGCTGACCGGCGGTGCGCCGTTCACGATCGAGACACCGCGGGGCGGGAAGCAGATCGTGAGCCGGGACGCCCCCGCGGTGCTCAAGACCCGCCGTCCCGACCTGGAGCCGACGGCCAACCTGGCCCGCTGTGTGAAGGGGACGGCGAGTTCGGAGGAGCCGGGCATGTACGCGGGTGCCGCCCTGGACGGCAGCGCGGCCACCGCCTGGGTGCCCGACGCGGCCGAGGGAACGCTCACCGCCGATCTCGGCCGGGTGGTGCGCGCCGCGGAGGTCGCCCCGGCGTGGACCTCCGTCCGGCCCGCCTCGTACCGGGTGCGGACCTCGCTCGACGGCCGCCACTGGGATGCGGCGGGGGCGGGCCCGGCCCGCTATGTCCGGGTCACGGTGCGGTCGGCGGACGACAAGAAGCGCGCGGGCATCGAGGAGTTGAGGGTGACGCGCGGCGACTGA
- a CDS encoding helix-turn-helix domain-containing protein, translated as MALHYDNIPPTERFAAWRALADEVSIPVELRSDHEHDFDATMRGVGLGDVQLSYTSMPSLRNHRSAAHIRRSDPGLYHLLLVVRGETDLSHAGWNTTLGVRQFMLTSTSHPYHGASVRGRVEEMSVAIRPSLLPFPAAELDRLLGRRLSGREGIGAMLADFLTRLATEVDGLRPSDAPRLGTVLLDLLTALLAHELDAGDGVNAPAITPESRRRTLFLRIEDFVQRNLHRPELSPASVAAAHHISLRYLYRLFEQEGHTVSAWIRGQRLERCCRDLADPAQSDTPIHAIAARWGFSHAADFSRAFRGAYGVAPRDFRQEALVTGRQGSPRQSPAYLT; from the coding sequence ATGGCGCTCCATTACGACAACATCCCGCCCACGGAGCGGTTCGCGGCGTGGCGTGCCCTGGCCGACGAGGTGTCGATCCCGGTGGAGCTGCGCTCCGACCACGAGCACGATTTCGACGCCACCATGAGAGGCGTCGGCCTGGGCGATGTCCAGCTCTCCTACACCTCCATGCCGTCCCTGCGGAACCACCGGTCGGCGGCGCACATCCGGCGCTCGGACCCGGGGCTGTACCACCTGCTGCTGGTGGTGCGCGGGGAGACGGATCTGTCGCACGCGGGGTGGAACACCACCCTGGGGGTACGGCAGTTCATGCTCACCTCCACCTCCCACCCGTACCACGGGGCCAGTGTGCGGGGCCGGGTGGAGGAGATGTCGGTGGCGATCCGGCCGTCGCTGCTGCCGTTCCCGGCGGCCGAGCTCGACCGGCTGCTCGGGCGCCGTCTGTCGGGGCGGGAGGGGATAGGGGCGATGCTCGCCGACTTCCTCACCCGGCTGGCGACCGAGGTTGACGGTCTGCGGCCGTCCGACGCCCCGCGGCTGGGCACCGTACTGCTCGATCTGCTCACCGCGCTGCTCGCCCATGAGCTGGACGCCGGGGACGGCGTGAACGCACCGGCCATCACCCCCGAGAGCCGCCGCCGCACCCTGTTCCTGCGGATCGAGGATTTTGTCCAGCGGAATCTGCACCGGCCCGAGCTGAGCCCCGCCTCGGTCGCCGCAGCCCATCACATCTCGCTGAGATACCTCTACCGCCTCTTCGAGCAGGAGGGGCACACCGTCTCCGCGTGGATCCGCGGCCAGCGGCTGGAGCGCTGCTGTCGTGACCTCGCCGACCCCGCGCAGAGCGACACCCCCATCCACGCCATCGCCGCCCGCTGGGGGTTCAGTCACGCGGCGGACTTCAGCCGTGCGTTCCGCGGCGCCTATGGCGTCGCGCCCCGGGACTTCCGCCAGGAGGCGCTGGTCACAGGCAGGCAGGGCTCCCCCCGTCAAAGCCCTGCCTACCTGACCTGA
- the map gene encoding type I methionyl aminopeptidase, which translates to MVEIKTDASLDAMREAGRVVATALAAVRETAAVGVSLHQLDETARTVLHEAGASSPFLGYRPQFAPTPFPAVICASVNDAIVHGIPDGYRLRDGDLVSIDCGATVDGWTGDAAVSFTVGTPRPDDLRLIEATRRALAAGIEAAVVGARLGDISHAVGSVGRAAGYGMPADFGGHGIGRRMHEDPPVPNEGRPGRGLPLRHGLVLAIEPMFLAGGLDAYTTDPDGWTLRTADRTRAAHSEHTVAVTEDGPRILTAP; encoded by the coding sequence ATGGTGGAGATCAAGACCGACGCGTCCCTGGACGCGATGCGCGAGGCGGGCCGGGTCGTGGCCACCGCGCTCGCCGCGGTCCGGGAAACGGCCGCGGTGGGCGTCTCACTGCACCAACTGGACGAGACGGCACGGACCGTACTGCACGAGGCCGGGGCAAGCTCCCCGTTCCTCGGCTACCGGCCGCAGTTCGCGCCGACCCCCTTCCCCGCGGTCATCTGCGCCTCGGTCAACGACGCGATCGTCCACGGCATCCCGGACGGCTACCGGCTGCGCGACGGCGACCTGGTGAGCATCGACTGCGGTGCGACGGTCGACGGCTGGACCGGCGACGCCGCCGTCAGCTTCACCGTCGGCACCCCGCGCCCGGACGATCTGCGGCTGATCGAGGCCACCCGGCGGGCCCTGGCGGCGGGCATCGAGGCGGCCGTCGTCGGGGCGCGCCTCGGTGACATCTCGCACGCCGTCGGCTCGGTCGGCCGCGCCGCGGGCTACGGCATGCCCGCGGACTTCGGCGGCCACGGCATCGGCCGCCGGATGCACGAGGACCCACCGGTGCCCAACGAGGGCCGCCCCGGCCGGGGGCTGCCGCTGCGGCACGGGCTGGTGCTCGCCATCGAGCCGATGTTCCTGGCGGGCGGCCTGGACGCCTACACCACCGACCCCGACGGCTGGACCCTCCGCACCGCCGACCGCACCCGCGCCGCCCACAGCGAGCACACGGTGGCCGTCACCGAGGACGGCCCCCGCATCCTGACGGCGCCGTGA
- a CDS encoding helix-turn-helix domain-containing protein codes for MVRTPLTPLERERGRFLGVLLRQARGERSMAEIAAAAGISAETLRKIETGRAPTPAFFTIAALATTLGLGLDEIAARCAAVSEPPEEDSADSAAA; via the coding sequence ATGGTGCGCACCCCTCTGACCCCGCTGGAACGTGAACGCGGCCGCTTCCTCGGCGTCCTGCTGCGGCAGGCCCGCGGCGAACGCAGCATGGCCGAGATCGCCGCCGCGGCCGGGATCTCCGCCGAAACCCTCCGCAAGATCGAGACCGGCCGGGCCCCGACCCCCGCGTTCTTCACCATCGCCGCCCTGGCCACCACCCTCGGCCTCGGCCTGGACGAGATCGCCGCGCGCTGCGCCGCGGTCTCCGAGCCACCAGAGGAGGACAGCGCCGACAGCGCAGCGGCATGA